The Lutra lutra chromosome 1, mLutLut1.2, whole genome shotgun sequence genomic sequence GTGCTCATTGCTTAGGGAATAAATACActtattagatttttctttttaaatgaaagtcaCAATAGAATGTTCTTGAAATTACCTATCAAAATTTTTATGGAGGGAAGTCATTTCAGGATCTGTTGCGCCCTGTTGTAAAGACTGACAACATGGCATTTATCcattttgttataaaaaataagattgagTTACTGAATAATTATGTTGGCCTATAAGTAAATATTCAGTCTtgtataaattaaactttttttttcttttgagaggaATGGATGAGGTTATCAGATAGAACAGAATTATAGTGCAGTTCATAGTGAGAATCTATTTAGAGTTTAATAATTGGTACCCTCTTACACGGCAGCCTTATCACACAGTGTCCTTTCCAACTTAAATGTCTTAAACACTGAGCATGATAGCTTCCCCTTAGATGGAAAGACATTTGAATATATCAAGTACTTAAAAACACCTACCTGGGGGTATATTGTCTGAGCCACTGCAGGCTCCCTGTGTGTCTTCAGAGAAGCAGGAGCTTGCCGTCTGGCCTGAGCAAGAGCACTGGCAGCTCCATTGCACGAAGGCTGGCTGTacaaaaaatttcctttccttttcgtGTGGTTTTAAAGTGTCGCATATTGACGTAGATGAAACTGTGGTTTGTGAATAGTTTAACTGTATGATAGTCTCCCTAAGAGGTTCAATTTGGTGTGTGCttccttttgtgtgtttgtgtattcttTTAGAGAAAGATTTTTGTTGTCCCCTCGTCAtgccttgcatttttttttaaacatccaagATACGTTTTCCATCATAATGATTTTAAAGAACATCACTTTATGTGCCTTGAAAGGGATTATGTGTTAAATATAGTAGGTCTTCAAGCAAAATTTCTTTAGTATACATCCTGATATTATCAGCTTTTCGAAGTTATAATTAGAACAATTGCTGCAGTGTGGGTTCTGCTGAGTCCTCTATTAATAAAGAAAGATGTGATTTAACATAGTCTGATAAAGtttatgttttgtctttattcttttttgttgttgtggaaAAATCTGGAAgtagcaacagaagaaaaattacatgcaCAGAGATAATACTGTTAATGGTTTTGGTACATAAATTGGCACAAATCTCAGcacagatttaaaaatctttctaagtGTATGCACACCTACTTAAAATGTGTGTGCTGTGGTATCgttgtaattcttttctttcaaggaTATTTTGGGTCTGTTTTTCTAAGTTCAAGAGTAGGCCATTTGTCAGTTTGGCCCAAATAGCTTAATGAATTGAGCCTGGTATTTAGTAATTAATAGATTGTATGTAAAGGAACCCTCCTGTGTATTTAAATTGTTTGGGTACATGATCATTCTGCCTGTGGTGAGCACATGTTTACTGAGTGTCTGAATGGAGCTCAGCATGGTGAAGGACCTCATGAAAAGTCACTGTACCCCATCCACGTCATCGACTGGCTTTGTTAGGTTATCTTTCTTGTATAAGTGTAGCCTTTATAAAAGAGGATATGAGCTCACGTCTCAGCTGTATTTTCTGGAGTCCTACGTCTGCTGGTCCAAAGTTGATTTGAAAGTGCAAAACCATTTCTTGGTTAGGGCCTGATATCTAGTGTTACTTCATTGGTTTGGTAGGTTCtttggttttctctccttttttcctaataattcttagttttccagatatttaaaaacaaaaaagaagcctCTCCGGAATCCACAATGAATccctttgtaattatttttaaaaagaaaaatctctcaaAAGACTAAATGAGATGTCAGGCCAAGGGGAATTTAGGGAGAGTTTAAGGGAacttttggtggggggtgggggggtaggtaAGAATGCTTATGATGATAGTAGCCATTTGTTTCGTGAATCCTGGTGTTCTCCCAAATTCATGTAGTAATAATACAATAGTGAGTATGAATAATAACTATTACTGCTATTATTATCACCATGTTGCAAAAGAAGACTTTATATATATGCACTTACAGATTAGACCAAAAAAGCCCAAATCTTAAACTTTGTCCTTGGTTTTTGGTTAAGAAGCAATGTTAACTCTCATCATAACAGTGCTGGGAAAGGCTCCATCTTTGAAGATTTGTGTGCATTGTTGTTGGATGGGACTCAGTGAAAAACACACTTCAGAAAAGACACCCTTGCAGATCATCAAGTAAGTGAGCAGTGATGCTCATGGTTCACATGCAgtggggacagaggtgggggcATGGAGAGAATTTGGTGAGACAGAGCTGGCTGCCAGTGGAGTGGTGAATGGTTCTAACATGGTATGCAGGGAAACCGGAATGAGCAGTTTTTGGTAgtgcagttttttgtttcttgttttaggTAGGCATATCTATCTGTTTACTTCCCTGTTGACTTTGGGGGTATAGCCAGACAGAGCTGAGAAGTATATTCAACTATTCTGAAAGATCTGTGGCCACCGTTTTTGTGTCTGGATTGCCAGATAGAAAAGAGCTGAAGGACCCTAGTTCTCACTGTTCCATTTCCTTTTTGGAATGGTGAGAAACCAATCTTTTAATAGTGAAACTGAACCTTGTTCTTCCTTATGAGAATAACCTTGAGGCTATCTGATATTTTGTGGAAGTTTAATCAGAGTAGAAATATGCTTTTTTGGGGCTAccatccctgttttgtttttaacacaaaTTCCATTTGAAATTTCCCTAAGTCActtctttatctctttcattaagaaaaaatggTTCTCAGAGTATATTTTGTTAGTGTTCTGGGAAATTACATGTCATCACTAACCCAGTATTTTAGAAACCCAAGTGGGCAGAAGTGAGGTGAAGTTATTTTTCCTTGACCTTGGTCATGGCGgtactttaaaagaaatgacgTACTAGTTACTTTAATGgatattttgcttgttttaaataaaacctgaaaaagcAAAATTGCCCCACGAATTGACAAAGAAAATCTTACTGTAGTCAACTTCTCCAGGCACACAAATCATACTTTTGATTTTACTGAACACAAATGCCAAACTGTATTTCAGTAGAAGTGTCGTTTTTAATGtttaactttcttaaaatttgttttttaaacatagcATAATAGCCCTTTGGAGCTAATAGGAATGGGAAAATGAACATCGGAGTAGGTAACCACTGCCACAGTCAGACACCAGTCTgagaacttattttcttttaaggaaatccACGATTTGTTAAGAAAACCCCCTCTTTAcggatggggaaactaaggcctTGTCCAAAGCTGCTCCATTAGACTCCAGTGACCTAGTACTTCATTATGCTTCTTAAAATGAAAGTGTTGGGGCTGGAAACAGTGGTTATGAAGGAGGCCAGCAGATCCATCCAGCCCGTCCCCCTGCCTGTTGCCCCCCTTAGTTTAAATTTCAGTACTACTGAGCGGTGGGAATGGTATGCGACTGTGCCCACTCCTCTCATGGAGTCTGAGTTGAGAACAAAGTAGTTTGCCTCCTGAAGCTTTTTTATGATCTTTGGGTAGGAGGCTGTTCCTTGGTTAAGAAATGCTGGTGATCAAGATGTttctctggggtgtgtgtgtgtgtgtgtgtgtctgtctgccttctctCGGGAGCCACTGTGCTTTCGGTTTAcattttgagagattttttttaaagcatgtaatCCCTTTGCCCACTTGGATTAGTCCAAAGACTTTCTCCCCCTGACTCTTATGAGATTGGCAGCTTCAAATCTCAGAGCGACAGATGTGATTAGACCAGAGCACTTTTTAAGGGAGGCATAGACCACACAGAGCTTCCAAAACGTTGCTGATTCTGTTACTTAAACACTCTCTCGGCTTTCCCTTTTTAATGAAACAGAGAGTAAAAAGTTggaagtgtttttttaaattatttttattaacatgtattatttgccccaggggtacaggtctgtgaatcgttaggcttacacatttcatagcactcaccaagAAGTGTTTTGAAGGCAAAAGGGTTTTACATATTCTTGGAATGTGAACTCGATTATAAGAATGACTGAGTATATTCATTCCCCTTGCCTGtccttttggttctttttattaaAGACTGTACAGTGTTATTGGGTAACCATACAGTTTTTACCTTTCAGTTGTGTGCTATTTGATGGATGGATATGAAATAATTAACAAGTGAAATCcctaagaaagaaatttgaatggttatcttgtttctttttggtcaccaaagttcattttctcccCTTTGAGTGGTAGTGGTCCTTTCCTTAAGAAGTTGTGAATAACATGTTTTCAAAGTTCGGAATACATTTTACAAACTCTGTTGTTACCTTCCAGGCAAAGGTTCTCTGGAGACATTCTCCCAACCCCTTGCCATGGGAGTCCTTGTTTTTTGATCAAGTACTTAAGGAAAGTtctaacaaatgtttgttgactgtAGGCTGCCTCCTTAGCTCCCATGCTAGAGggtatttttgttatgtttagTAGGTTATGGTGTAGAGGGGGTCGCACGGAATTTGTAGCACCTGTAGTGATACTGTTAGAACTCGGTAAGTCTGAGGGCATTAGATTCCATAGGGTTAGGGAGAAAGCAGAAGACAAGAAACCAGGATAGGGGATGATTAGGATGCGGTCATTCTGAGTGAGAAGCAATAAGGAGCTCCCACCCTTAGATGGGAAGGGATGGGCACTGGGAACAGTGGAAGCAGTGTGGTACGGGGCTGTGGTTTTGGGCCGGGAGGGGAGTAGATTTTGGTTTCAGTCCTGGCGAGGGAAGTCTGAGGAGAGAATCCCGGTGGATAGGTAGAAAGGTGAGTTCGAGGATTGGATTACTTTGTTTTTAGTGCTACCTCATTACTTGATAAAACCtagactgtttttattttattccttctcttttatttttattttttttaaatttatttatttattttttttatttgacagagagatcacaagcaggcagagaggcaggcagagagagaggaggaagcaggctccccgagagagcagagaccccgattgggggcttgatcccaggactccgagatcatgacctgagccgaaggcagcggcttaacccactgagccacccaggcgccccagttcctTCTCTTTTAGATAGCTGATATTCCTTAGTGCTTTATCGTCATAAACAGGACATtgtgcttctgtttttgtttgtgtatttgttttttggattctctatataagtgaagtcatacagtatttgtctttttgtctggcttatttcacttaactttGGCCCAtatgtgttgttgcaaatggcaagatctcattcttttctatggctgagtagtattccattatatatagacaccacttctttatccattgtctgtggatggacacttgggttgcttctgtatcttggttattgtaaataatgctgcaagaaacagggcgcatatatctttttaaattactgttttcattttctttaagggTCTAGTACTGGAgttactggatcatacagtatttcgattttttaattttttaaaaaagatttatttaatggagagagagagaaagagagagagggtgtgagtgCACACGTGGGGGCAAGGGCTAGAGGAAGATGATCTTGCTTAGaattcagtctcatgaccctgagctcatgacctgagtcagaggaggagttggatgcttaaccgactgagccatgcaggcaccactctatttttaattttttaaggaacttccgcactgttttccacagtttggctatatCAGTTAACATGGCCACGaacagtgtacgagggttccTTTTTGTCCATGTCTTTCAGCACTTGTTCTATCTCGCCTTTTTGACACTAGCCATTCTGACGGTGTAGGGTGATATGttactgtggttttggtttgcatttccctgatgatgagtgatgttgagcgtgtgtctgttggtcatttatAGGACTTCTTTGGGAAAAAGGTCTATTCAGTTCTCTCCCTGGTTTTTGATCATATTATTTGGTTTTCTAGTGTTGAGTTTTATaggctctttatatattttggatactaattcctttttggatatattatttgcaaatatcatcttccattcagtagattgcctttggttttgttgatgatttttttttttttttttttttttttttttttttttttttgctgtgcaaTAATGAGGACATTCTGAATGTAACTTTTTAAACACttaagaaacttattttaaatagcaTTGGTAGGGAAGCCCTGGtttccctattaaaaaaatagcattttcctttttatttacctAACTACTTTCATAGTATCAACCAGATAGGAAAACACATTTGGTCGTGGCATTgcgattatttttttaatagtggcaattttttaaaaattaaaattggtggttaatttacaaacaaaatgagaattaaCTTCTCATTTTGGTCAGTAAATATCGGGGAGAGCCAGTGTTCCTTCGGAAAGCCATGGTGTAAAAAGTAGAGTGTAAATAATTAACAGCTTGAAAAAGCTCCTAGTTAAATGTAGAGAATCTTTTAGTTTAGAAAAGGGATTATTAAGTAGTGTGAAGTATTGTATGGGGAAGATGAGAGCCACATTTCAGTGGCCTTTTATGTCAGGAGATGGGATGATAGGAAAGTAAACCTTTAGAACTTTGTCATACACTTGGGAGGAAGATTTAACAGTTACATAGTGACCTGGGAtctgggagggaagcaggaggtaGTGCAGCTGTGGGCTTCGCCTGACATACTGACACCATGTGGATTGGAGCTGGTGACATCTGGAGGTTGGAAATAGAACAAGATGACCCTGGGCCCACAGTCTTATATTTCAGGTCCCCAAAGCACTGAAGGTAGTGTTTGGGAAGTGGGTTGAGATGATGAGATCACAGAGATCTTAACTGTGACCATGAGAGAAGTCAGACTTATGCGATGAGCACATTCAAAAAGCAGCAAGTAGTTTTTGTCAATGAAAATACTTCTCATCTACTTTGTTGTTCAGAGCGGGCCTGTTTTCATAATAACTCTTTTTGTGCTTGTACTCCAGCTTCTGTTGCAGCGGGAGAGATAAAAATGGCTtagctttttatgttttctgccaACCCTGAAACTGCTTTGGAGTGCCCCGGGTTAAAAGGGAACATATTCCAGGTCCTACTGTAGAGAAAGCTGTCATGCGAGTCCTCGAGTGTTCAGGGTGCCCAGGGCGGCTTCTAAACTTAGATGCCTATGCTGGGAAAGAAGGCCTGATACACAGTGTGTAAGAAACGATAGAAAGCAAGGAAGGCTGGGAATGATAGTGAGTTGAGAGCTTTTGCCTCACCAAGAGAGGCTAGTAGGCCCTTAGCTGGAGCCAGTTGCTTCCCCatgcttttatttgttgggacagtaattaaaagaaaacacatctgtAGGTAGAAGATGGTACGACACTAGCTGTTTTGCAACTTATGGACTGCAGAAATCTAATAGAAAGGTGTTTGAAAATGGCTCTTGACTATGTCTAAAAATCCCCCATTAATAGGAACTCTTAGAGTTTAACTGAACCATGATTCCATTTTGATGTGTAATTGAGTCAGCTACCTATACGGAAAtattctgaagtttttttttttaaataaaagaaacttttgtGATAATAATCAGGAAGCAAACATCATAATCATCTAAGTTTACCCATGAAAGCTTCCCACTGAGATATGTGACTCTGACAGTGGTTGTTTACAAAAGGCTGCCTCCTGTTAGGGGTGCTCATCTGTTCGTTATCTCCGCAGCCTCTGGACTCTATTTTCTCAGCAGTAAAAACGAGACTTCTTTGAGAAACCCACTTTCTGCGGTTCTTGTCCATAGGCCTATGTCTTGCCCATAGTGAGAAAGTGCTCACTCTGCCTTTCATATCAGGGTCAGGCCATAACTGACAACCAGCATGTCAGATTCCACTGGCCACAGATTGGGATGGAAAATAAGCTGGTATGATCCAATGAAAGCCAAGTTCCAGGTTTCTGAAGAAATTCTCTGGAGGACTGACTGTGAAGATTTAAGGTCTAGAAATGCTGCTTTCGTTTTGCTACCATGAAAAAAGAGCCCACAGCTTCCTTTGAGTTCCTAATACTGTGGAAGGTGGCTGCAAAAATGGTATAAACCAGCTTTTGTTACATCAGCTGAGGCCCCCAATCAGCCCTTAAATAAGCCATAATGACAACTTGGGACATTCAGGTCTGTTAGCCAGTATATCTCTTTTTATTGCAGAAATCCAGTTTAAGTTGTATATTTTGGTCACCTACAAATTAAACAATTCTGATACATTGACTTCCTCTGGAAGATTAACccagaaattctagaaaacacCCTCATACAAGTTTTGTTTCTACTTGatgatgttaataaaatatttgccattagctctctattctgttcttaaACCCATTGCTACTCTTTATGTCCTTTGACTCTGGACAAGAAGAAGAAGTATCTttattaatacaaaaaataactgTGACATCAGACCATCCTCCCAGAGTGATACGAGATTTCCTTTTGGGTAAACCGCACTGTGAGGTTTGtgtggggaggggttgggagagaacTGGTATGGTGTGGTCTTCAACAGTACAAGGCTCTTACTACCTTTTGCTCACCAGTTCTCTACAAGATATCAGTGGCGTGCAAATTATCTTCTCATGACAGGACATCCCCACGGAAGAACCACTTTAACAACATGTGGCTTTCCTTTCCcatatgtcactttttaaaaatactttaactgTTTCTCCAATATGATTGTGTTAATTTACtttcttagaggaaaatatatattataaaactgtaTTATAAACTAGCTACAGAAATTACTCcgtaacataattaaaaaaaaaaaaaaagtactggtaACCTCAGGGAAGTTTCTGGATTGATCCACTGTTGCCATCGCTCTACTCTATTTCTTGTAACTGTTAATCAATGGTTGCTTTACAGTATTCTTACCTGGATTGCGTGTTGTTTCCCGAAAAACCTTGATGTCCACATTACCCATCTGCTTTAGCACAGTGGTAAACAAAGACATTATCTGGtgctcctccttttcttttttactttcattttctcctgTGGCCCAGTGTCTGTGTGTGGGGTAGGGGGGACGCATGTGAAACACCAGTGTTGATTCATTTGCCCTGGCCAGTGGGAACTTTGAAGAGTATGCACAGCCAGTTTCTTTTGCAGATGTATTTAGCCAAACATAAACGGCAAGCTTAGTTTTGCCAAGCATGTTTGTCATAGGTTggtgatttgtttctttttgagagagGATATTTGACCCACATTTGGGAGCAGGGAGTTTTTATGAGGATGGAATGTGGACACAGAGTAAATACTTTCCTAGCTCTTCTTTAATGTGAGGtgtattttctgagtttttcttaaaatctatTGAGGTCCCAGAGCATATGAAAGAGTTTTTTTTGGAAAGTTTGTGGCAAATAAAAATTCTGACTATTCTAGGTAactgtcttccttcctttatgCATAATTAGAGTATTAAAGAAACCACCCATATCACGACTATGAAGAAAATTGGCATTATTTTTTCCTACcgtaattttttaagtttttttttttttaaagagattttatttatgtatttgagagaaagagagaaagcacaggtaggaggaggggcaggtggagagggagaagcagactcccaactgagcagggaactagatgtgggacttgatctcaggaccctgggatcatgacctgagtcaaaggcagagacctaaccgactgaaacacccaggtgccccgtctaccttgatttttaaaaaagaaaaactgaacacTATTGAAAATACTCACTTTATTATTacagcaaggggaaaaaagtatatgcacttgacttaaaaaatgtttgtgaagAACATTTGGAAGATGGTCTGGATATCTTTTAGCCAATTAatagcagaaaaataatttagttttgaTAACTTACAAGCTCGTAACCATATCCCATATCTGCACACTTTaaattcaaatgctttttcaaaaacaatgtgacatataaattttcattttatgtgtattttttcacTCATAATTATAaatcttagattttctttttagattttccaGTTGCTTTCTAAGAAAACTGCTTCTCCTACCCCTaggtatatgtatgtacacactatgtatgtatgtgtgtgccttTGTCCCAGTCAACGTATTTTTTCCCTATACCATTGAACAGGGGAAGTTCCTGGCAACACTTACCAATATCCAGCTTCCTTCAATAGAGTCCACCTAGAAGTATTTTAACATTAGAGTTCCAGGCTCATGTAGTAGCTTAATAAGTCTTCagataaaacacatttaaaatgtatcttattttattctcagaATGCTAccagaaaaattacttttttttttttcctgcaaagaaGAGAATTTATATCAACTTTCCTTTGAAATGCCATGAGATAGATAAATCAGTAGGGGATTTCTTAAGTGATTTTCTTGGTCTGCTTGTCTTCAAATCAGAAAACACTTGACTTTTTCACTACAAACATGTCCCTAGTTCTTTATCAAACTGTGCTTGCTTTTAAGTTGATCTTTAGTGACCCTGTTGAAAAGAATCACATAACTTAATCCTTGTATTTAGAGAAGGAAGATGCCCCAGTGAATTGTCTTGATAGCTTCCTATTTTCTTTATGCTATTCTAATTTCTACATTAACTGACCCAGGCTAGTGatttaaatcttctgttttgATGGAATAAAGTGGAGTAACGCATGTATCACTTTTTTCTCTGATGTTATAAAAAAGCAGGGAAacgtgtattttctttttattattatactaaATTGGATTGTAATGCCTAGAGATGATACTTATTAGCATGgacattgggttttttttttttttaatagattttatttatttagacagagagagatcacaagtgggcagagagaggggaaggaagggaagcaggctccctgagctgagcagggagcctgatgtggggcttgatcccaggatcctgtgatcatgacctgagccgacggcagaggctttaacccactgggccacccaggcgccccacagcatGGACATGTTTCTTATTTAGTCTTATGTAACTGAAGATTGCAATATGTGTACAtggattttatttgaaaggagGTGGGAATTCACAAAGTGTCTGTGCTTTCATGCGTTGTATTTCCTCTTTTGGTTCTGGAAGTTTCTGAGTCATGCTGAGCTTTTAATGGGATGTGCAGTTTCTTACATAATATTTCTCTAAATGGCTGgcatagaaagaaataaataataggatCTAGGCATACATTTGCAGCCGATAGTAGCAGAGTGAATTCTTTTACATAGAGCAAAATTTCTTTTGACTGGCAGCTGTAATGAGCTTCTGTCTGGCTCTGTGTGTAGGGGATTCTGGCAATGTGGTAAGgtacaaaacagacaaaaaacacgAACATGATACTGAATATATTGCGGCTAGATTTCTTCTTGACTGAAATGGAATTCCTTCTGGACTTAAGGTGGGACTTGAAGATTTTCCTCGTGATGGCAGTATAGAAAATGATCAACAGAAAAAACACAATCCAGAAGATGCCCACAAAGATGTAGTTTGATGCTTTGTGCCACTTAAGTCCCAGTTCATTTTTAAGTTTCACACATTTTATATGCATCACCTTCCCACTAGTGGCATTCTGGTTGGTCAGGATAATGTTGGGGACAGCCAGAAGGAGCATGAGCATCCAGACCACCACTGACAGGAGTTTGCTGTAATTTACTGAATGGATGAAAGAAGTCAAAAGAGGCTTTACAATTTTATAGTATCTGTCGAAGCTGATGAGCCCAAAGAACACGATGCTGACGTACATGTTGACATAGAAGAGCACAGCAGACACCCTGCACACAAACACATTGATCTGCCACGGCCCGAGTCCCGAATCAGCAAGAATCTTGAAGGGGAAGGTCAGGCTCATCAGAAAGTCAGCAACGACAATGTTCTTGAGATAGATGATGAAACTCTTGGAGCTGGCCACGTAGAAGAATATCCATCCAGATACACCATTGAGCAGGGTCCCCACGATGAAGACCACAAAGTACAGCACAGGAATGATCTGCTGAGTGATGAGGATATTCCGGGAGCAGGACTCCTCTGGAGGCTGTGTGGTGGTGGAATTGATCATTGTGTAACTTCTGGAGGTGAGGCCTGGGAAGCAATGTCAGGCAGTCACTCAAAGGGCACTTACAGCGtctaataaataatttgttgaaTAATCGAACAAAGACAAGTGGATATACTTGTCACGTTCTTGAAATTAAGTGTTTGCTCCATATTAGTTAGACACCCACTCCTCtcggcctccctccctcccttcatctcttccttccttttgaaaaGGGAAGAATAGAGTAGACAAAtgacaggaaagagaaatgagagaagcaGGACATTCTGAGAGCTGTAGGTAATGGTATCAACGTTTTCCTAAAATGGTAACAGTTCCTTTTAAGACTCCCAAGTTCTAGAAAgtactcatttatttctttacttatttattattttttatatattttacgtatttattagagcgagagatagagaacacaagcaggagggggaggcccagaggaagagggagggagcccgatgcaggactccatcccaggaccctgaggtcatgatctgagctgaaggcagataggcagatgtttaactgactgagctacccaggtgccccagaagtacTCATTTGAATGTAGTCTCAAAAagtaacaaaacttaaaaaaaaaacattttatccaGAAGTCTGTTTAATATGTTAAGTTTAAGGGCTATTGACAgaccttaactttttaaaaacctatctTACATACATTTTGGACATAGGATAGTATCCTATAAACATAtacatccaggggcgcctggtggctcagtgggtta encodes the following:
- the P2RY14 gene encoding P2Y purinoceptor 14, giving the protein MINSTTTQPPEESCSRNILITQQIIPVLYFVVFIVGTLLNGVSGWIFFYVASSKSFIIYLKNIVVADFLMSLTFPFKILADSGLGPWQINVFVCRVSAVLFYVNMYVSIVFFGLISFDRYYKIVKPLLTSFIHSVNYSKLLSVVVWMLMLLLAVPNIILTNQNATSGKVMHIKCVKLKNELGLKWHKASNYIFVGIFWIVFFLLIIFYTAITRKIFKSHLKSRRNSISVKKKSSRNIFSIMFVFFVCFVPYHIARIPYTQSQTEAHYSCQSKEILLYVKEFTLLLSAANVCLDPIIYFFLCQPFREILCKKLHIPLKAQHDSETSRTKRGNTTHESTDTL